In the genome of Dermatobacter hominis, the window AGCTGCTCGCCGGCATGACGGCGTGGGCCACCTTCGATTCGCCGTGGCTGCACCTGACCGACCGTGCTCGCCTCGACGGGGTGCTCGGCGAGCTCCGCGCGATCGGGGCCGAGCGGATCGTGCCGTCGCACCTCCCCCCGGTCCTCGACGGGGCGGATCGACTCCTCGACGTGCTGGCGACGATCCCCGACGCCGAGCCGTTCGTGCCGCCGAGCGCCGACGACTTCGCCGAGGTGGTCGCGGCCATGACCGCCCCGCCCGTCGCCGCGCCCTGACCGGAGGGGCCCGCCCGAACCGGCGTCGGTCAGGCGAGGAACGGACCGACGAGCGCGCGCAGCGCGTCGGTCCGCTGCATGACCTCCGTGTGGCGGGTGTCGGGGAGCACGGCGAGCCGGCAGTCGGGGAAGAGCTCCAGCATCTCCGCGGCGTGGTCGAGGCGGACGAAGTCCTGGTCGCCGATCACGAGGAAGGTCGGTGCGGCGACCGACCGGATCTCATCCGCGCTCCACCCGGCGAAGTCGTGGACCACGGGCTGCATGCGCTCGAGGAACGGGAAGAAGTCGGCCGGCACCGGCGCCACGGCCTCGTACGCGGCCTGCCACGCCGCGAACTCCTGCTCCGTCGGCAACCGCGGGTCGTCCTGCTCGGGTGCGGTGATCTCGGGGTGGTAGCCGTCGGGCCGGATGTTCGACGCGGCGAGGACCAGCCTGCGGACCGAGGCGGGGTGGCGGACGGCCAGGCTCGTGGCCGTGAGCGCGCCCAGGCTGAAGCCCCAGACGTCGACGGGCCCGCCGCCGGCCACGCGGTCGATGACCGCGGCGACGTCGTCGGCGAATCGGTCGATCGACATGGCGCGGCCGGTGTCGGGCGTGTGGCCGTGGCCCTGGAGCTCGATGCCGATCACCCTGCGGCCGTCGCCGAGCCACGGGAGCACGTCGTCGAAGCTGGCGCGGAAGGTGAGGATGCCGCCGTGGAGGGCCACGAGCGGCACGTCCCCGGGATCGCCGTGCTCCTCGTACCACACGGGCTGGCCGTCGATGTCCTCGTAGGGCATGTCGGACGACGATAGGCCCACGCCGCGCCGGTGGGCGCGTCGACGAGACTGCTGCGATGGCCGAGAACACCACCACGACCCGCCGCCCCGGCGACCCCATCCCGCTGCACGACCTGCTCGACCTCGAGTTCCTCGACGCGGTGGAGGGATCGCCCTTCGCAGAGGTGCGGATGCCGGTCCAGCCGAACGCCTTCGGGTTCACCGCCAACCTCCACGGCGGCGCGGTCGCCACCGTGGTCGACTGCGCCTGCGCGCTGGCCGTGGCCCGGGCGGTGGCGTTCGACCCGACGGCGGAGTCGCTGGTCACCGTCGACATGCACGTCCGCTACCTCGGCCGGCCGCGCACCGATGCCGTGGTCGCCCGCGCCGAGATCGTGAAGCTCGGGAGCACGATCATCGTGGTCGAGTGCAAGGTCGTCGACGAGGGCGGCCACGTGGTCGCCAGCGCGGACTTCTCGATGATGCGGGTGGCGCTGCGCGAGCCGCTGTCCGACGCGGTGGTGGGACGACCCGGCGACGTCGACCTCTAGGGCCGCGGGCGGGTCCCGACCGGGCGTCGCCGAGCGCCGTTCGGCGCCTCCGGGCCGCGGTACCGTCGTGGCCCAGCGCACGTGCCGGAGGGGAGGTCGCGGTGCACGAGCCGGGGTCACATCGCGACGCGCACGTCCCGGCGTGGCCGGCGCTCATCGGGCGCGACGAGGCGGTCGAGCACGTCGGTCGACTCGTCCGGCGGCCCGACGTGCGGCTCGTCACGGTGACCGGTCGGAGCGGGGTGGGGAAGTCGGCGCTGGCCTCGGCGGTAGCGCGGGTGATCACCGCCGAGGACGGCCTGGGCATCGTCCGGGCCCAGGTCGACCGGCACACGCCGACGTCCGGCGCCGAGGAGCTGCGGGCGGCCCTCTCCCTGGCGACCGACGGGCCGGCCGGCCCGGTCCCGACGGGCCGTCGGCGCGTCGTGCTGCTCGACGGGGTCGAGGCGGTGGCCGAGGCGGCGCGACTGGTGGCGGGTGCGCTGGCCGACGACGAGGGCCTCACGGTCCTGGCCACGAGCATCGTGCCGCTCTCGCTGCCCGACGAGCACGAGGTCGTCCTGCCGATGCTCCGGGTCCCGGGGCCCGACGACGACACCGTCGACGCGCAGAGGGACGCGCCCGCGGTCCTGTTGCTCCTCACGCGGATCGCCGAGGCGACGGGCCGCGGCGACCACCCGCTGGACGACGTGGTCGCACTGGCACGGCTGCTCGACGGCCTGCCCCTGGCCCTCGAGCTGGCGGCGGCGCGCTGCGCGGATCTCACGGTCGGGGAGGTGCGTCGACAGGTGGAGATGCTCACCCCCGTCGGCGCCCTGCTGGGCGGGGCCGACCCGGCGGTCGCCCACCACCGTGACCTCCGCTCGACGATCCTCTGGACCTACGAGCTGCTCGACGACGAGCACCGGGAGGCGCTCCGCCGCCTGGGGGTCTTCGCCGGGTCGTTCGATCGCCGGGGCGTCGCCGCGGTGACGAGGCACCCGGCCGAGTGCCTGGACGTGCTGGTCACGACCGGGCTCGCACGAGCCAGCGCGCCCCGCTCCGACGTGGAGCGCTTCGAGCTGGTGCCGTCGGTCAGCCTGGTGGCGCGCGAGCTGCTCGCCGCCGAGGGCGATCTCGCCGCCACCGAGGAACGGCACGCCGCGCACCTCCTGGCCACCGCTGCCGCCGCCGCGCCGGAGCTCCGCTCGGCGAGGACGCCCGAGGTGCGGCGTCGCCTCCTCGGCGATCTGGACGACATCGCCGCCGCCGCGCTCCACCTCGGACGGGCGGGCCGTCGGGAGGACGCCCTGCGGATGGTGGTCGACGTC includes:
- a CDS encoding alpha/beta fold hydrolase, producing the protein MPYEDIDGQPVWYEEHGDPGDVPLVALHGGILTFRASFDDVLPWLGDGRRVIGIELQGHGHTPDTGRAMSIDRFADDVAAVIDRVAGGGPVDVWGFSLGALTATSLAVRHPASVRRLVLAASNIRPDGYHPEITAPEQDDPRLPTEQEFAAWQAAYEAVAPVPADFFPFLERMQPVVHDFAGWSADEIRSVAAPTFLVIGDQDFVRLDHAAEMLELFPDCRLAVLPDTRHTEVMQRTDALRALVGPFLA
- a CDS encoding PaaI family thioesterase; the protein is MAENTTTTRRPGDPIPLHDLLDLEFLDAVEGSPFAEVRMPVQPNAFGFTANLHGGAVATVVDCACALAVARAVAFDPTAESLVTVDMHVRYLGRPRTDAVVARAEIVKLGSTIIVVECKVVDEGGHVVASADFSMMRVALREPLSDAVVGRPGDVDL